The Saccharopolyspora gregorii genomic interval CCGAGACGACCAGCGAGCGCGGCGGCCGGCCCGCGCCGCGCTCCAGCCGGTGCGCCACCTCGAAGCCGAGCAGCGCGCCCATGCTGTGCCCGAAGAACACCGTCGGCAGCTCCGGCTCCGCCGCCAGCACCGCCGTGATCGCCTCCGCGTACTCGTCGATGCCGCCGAGCAGCGGTTCGCGGTGCCGGTCCTGCCTGCCCGGGTACTGCAGCACGACGACGTCGGCGCCGGGGGAGTGGGCGGCCGAGACCGGCCGGTAGAAGCTGGCCGAGCCGCCCGCGTGCGGGAAGCACACCAGCCGGACCGGCGCGGCCGGTGCGGGGTGGTAGCGGCGCAGCCACTTGCCGGGGTCGAGATCGGTCACGGCTCCTCCTCCGAGCGCTGGACCTCCGCGGCGGGCGGCGCCCGCGCGGCCAGTACAGCACCGCGCGGTGCGGAGAACCCCTAGTCCGGATTCCGCGCCACGACGGAGAACTCGGCGAATCCCTAGGGTGTGCCGCTTTCCTTTGACACCGCCGACGATCGGCTGCCAGCGTCGGATCCGGCCCGATCCGGGGCTCCCGGCAGGTGCCGATCCGACCGCTGCCGGTGCCCGGTGCGCCACCGCGCGCGTTCCCGTGCCGCCCACGCGGTCGGCACGGGCGCTGTCGGCATCAGGTGGTGGAAGGGGAAGCACATGTCCAGGCGAGCGCTGATCACCGGGATCACCGGGCAGGACGGTTCCTACCTGGCCGAGCACCTGCTCGCGCAGGGATACCAGGTGTGGGGCCTGATCCGGGGGCAGGCGAACCCGCGCAAGTCCCGGCTGAGCAGGCTGGCCACCGATCTGTCCTTCGTGGACGGTGATCTAATGGACCAGGGCAGCCTGGTCTCGGCGGTGGACCTGGTGCAACCGCACGAGGTCTACAACCTGGGCGCCATCTCGTTCGTGCCGATGTCCTGGCAGCAGGCGGAACTCGTCACCGAGGTGAACGGGATGGGCGTGCTGCGGATGCTGGAGGCGATCCGCATCGTCAGCGGCCTGCACGGTTCCGGTGGTTCCGGCGGGGAACGCATCCGGTTCTACCAGGCGTCGTCCTCGGAGATGTTCGGCAAGGTCGCCGAGACGCCGCAGAGCGAGCGCACCACCTTCCACCCGCGCAGCCCGTACGGCGTCGCCAAGACCTACGGGCACTACATCACGCAGAACTACCGCGAGTCCTACGGCGTGTGGGGCGTGTCCGGCATCCTGTTCAACCACGAATCACCGCGCCGCGGCGCCGAATTCGTCACCCGCAAGATCTCGCTGGCCGTCGCGCAGATCAAGCTCGGCCTGCAGGACAAGCTCTACCTCGGCAACCTGGAGGCGGTGCGGGACTGGGGATTCGCCGGGGACTACGTGCGCGCGATGCACCTGATGCTCCAGCAGGACGAGCCGTCCGACTACGTCGTCGGGACCGGCCGGATGCACTCGGTGCGGGACGCGGTGCGCATCGCCTTCGACGCGGCGGGCCTGCACTGGGAGGACCACGTCGAGATCGATCCGACGCTGGTGCGCCCCGCCGAGGTCGAGACGCTGTGCGCCGATTCCGGGCGGGCGCGCCGGGAACTGGGCTGGGAACCGAGCGTCGACTTCACCGAGCTGATGACGATGATGGTCGAGGCCGACCTGCGGCAGGCCTCCCGCGAGCGCGACTACGCCGAGGTGCTCTCCGCGTCCAGCTGGTGACGCCCTCCGGGCGGACGGTGGCCGTTCGCCCTTCCAGGACTGGGGAATTCCCGGGCGGGTGCTGGTGAGACTGAGCTCCGTCCGGTCGACGCAGGTGGGGTGGAGATGGACAACGAGCAGAAGCTCCGGGACTACCTGAAGCGCGCGAGCGCGGACCTGAAGCGGTCCCGGGCGCGCGTGCAGGAGCTGGAGGACGCGGCCCGCGAGCCCATCGCCATCGTCGGCATGAGCTGCCGCTACCCCGGCGACGTGACCGGCCCCGAGGACCTGTGGTGGCTGGTCGCCGAGGGCCGCGACGGCATCACCGGGTTCCCCGCCGACCGGGGCTGGGAGCTCGCCGACGCCGACACGGCCACCCGCTCCGGCGGATTCCTGCACGACGCGGCCGAATTCGACGCGGACTTCTTCGGCATCTCCCCGCGCGAGGCGCTGGCGATGGACCCGCAGCAGCGGGTGCTGCTGGAAGCCACCTGGGAGGCGTTCGAGCACGCGGGCGTCGACCCGGCGGCGGTGCGGGGCAGCCGCACCGGCGTGTTCATGGGTGCGATGGCGCAGGA includes:
- a CDS encoding GDP-mannose 4,6-dehydratase, translating into MSRRALITGITGQDGSYLAEHLLAQGYQVWGLIRGQANPRKSRLSRLATDLSFVDGDLMDQGSLVSAVDLVQPHEVYNLGAISFVPMSWQQAELVTEVNGMGVLRMLEAIRIVSGLHGSGGSGGERIRFYQASSSEMFGKVAETPQSERTTFHPRSPYGVAKTYGHYITQNYRESYGVWGVSGILFNHESPRRGAEFVTRKISLAVAQIKLGLQDKLYLGNLEAVRDWGFAGDYVRAMHLMLQQDEPSDYVVGTGRMHSVRDAVRIAFDAAGLHWEDHVEIDPTLVRPAEVETLCADSGRARRELGWEPSVDFTELMTMMVEADLRQASRERDYAEVLSASSW